The genomic interval AAAACTTTTAAAAAAAAAGGGGGTATTGTTATAAGTTAAATGCATTGCAGAGAAGAATTGCCAATTTTTAGAGAAAATCCAGAGTAAAACAACATTAAGGGAAATTTTAATATTTAAACCATATCGCTAGGCCGCTTGCAGGGGGAATATGCAAGAACGCGGCTTGCATGACCATAACATTATAGAAAAACCATGAAAATCAGACATGACTACCGCCGGCATACGCTTATTGCCGCAGCAGCACTCCTTTCGTTTATTGTAGGATGTAAGAAAGAAGCAGATGAAAGCATTGATAAGACGATCGGGAATTCAGCAACAAGTGTCACCACCACAACAGGAAGGACATTTACATTAGTACCGGATGCATACGGAAGATTGGTTATAAACAATTCGACAGGAACTTATAAACCAGGTGACGTTATCATTTTGAAGGGGACCTTTAAAGCGGTTTTCATTTCTAACATGAGCGGAACAGCATCTGCTCCTATTACTTTCCAGAACCCATCAGGCTCCGTTTCCTATTTTGGGGATCCTGCCTGGGCAGGAGGAGGTTATCCATGTGCATTTGATTTTTCTAATTGCCATTACATTAAACTGGGTAGTCCGAATGGTAAAGCTTATTTTGTGATCAATGGTTCTACCACGACTGCAAGAGAGGCCTATTTCAACATTCACCTGGGCAATCATACTGACAACTTCGAGATCTACAACCTGAGCATCAACAATGGTGGTACCGGTATCGTAGCGAAGACAGAGCCTGTTAGTACTGATGCATTATCTGTATATCCTAATTCTACCATGTATAACCTGAGCATTCATGGTATTTCCATCAACAATACCAGGAATGAAGCGATGTACCTGGGGCATACTGCCACCTATTGGGACCTTACAGCCGGTGTGCCTTACTATGGTACTACATCAGGTATGGTTGCTGGTCACAAGTATGTACAGCCAATCAAATGGAATGGTGTAAAGATTTACAGCAACATTGTATCCAACAGTGGTCTGGATGGTATTCAGACAGCTGCGATGGACAACGTGGAGATCTATTCCAACACGGTGACCAACTGGGCTACACAGCACAATTCTGCACACAATGGCGGTATCCTGATCGGAGGACGTACAATGGGCACTTACACACACGACAACATTGTTCGCAATGGCTGGGGTGAATTGTGCCAGTTCTACGGTTCCGGCACCAATCACATTATCAAAAACAACCTGTTTGCTGATAACATAGGTGATGGTGTGAGTATGAGAGGAGCTGCAGGTGCTGCTGTACAATTCCTGAACAACACAGTGGCCAACACAGGTGGTAACAACCTGCGTATCAATGGCTATACTGGTCAGACAGGCAAGAACATTGTAAACGGTAACGTGTTCATTGCTCCGCTGAAAGGCGTTGGCACAATCTATCCTAAGTATTATATCTATCTGGAGAATGGTGCGGTAGTGTCTGAAGGCACGGGCACACTGGCAAACTTTAAGTTCGCTACTGTAGCGGCTTCCGGTACCACTGCTACTAACTATTACCAGATCACCAACAAGACGCTCACAAGTGGTTACACATCCGGGTATGTGAAATTATACTAGAGTGCACAATTACGGATTAGCATCATGATTGAAGTGCTGCGGGAAATAGTCCCTGCCATGTTCTCCATGATGCTAATCCGTATTTTTTTCCTGTTATTATTGGTTGTCTACCTGTGCTTCCACTACCTGCTGGATGCTGGCGGGCACGTTAGACAAGAGATCATAGCCGGTTGCGGCTTCTATCGCATCTACACTGGTACGGTAGTTTTTCCAGTCTGTTCCTATGCTGTTGATGTTGGGCGTATTTACCGCGATCACCCGTGTAGAAGAGCTGATACGGCTAAGGTCATTATTGCCGTTCGCGATAACGACAATTACTTTCCAGACATTGGATGGTACTGTTACATGACCATTGTCTATAGTGGTTGTTGTACCACCGTTACTCCCGGTACCACCGGTGCCATAGCTCCCCATTATTACATATACTTCATTGCCTGCTGTTACGAGCGAGCGGGTATAGATTTCCAGGTTATTCCATGTCTGCTGATTATTCTGTGGCGCCTGTGGGATCATGTTGGTCATCAGGAAGGTGGAAGAATTGGCTGTAACGGTCGATGTTCTGTCGCCCGACGGACAATTATGCCCCCTGTCAAAACCACTGCCCGAATAACTGGTGGCGCCTACCTGGTACCATCCCGAAGGCAGGCTGGTATTAGCTCTGAAATCGTCCTGGCGTGGCGCACTTCCCAGATCGGAACTGCTGATATGCCAGCTTACCCAATTAGGGGTTCCTCTGACACTATTGTATGACTCTATGTAATATGTCTGATCCATCAGGTAGTTGGTAGAGTAGGAGGTACTGCTCACAGCTCCACTCGGATTGCCGAGCAACAGGTGACTGTCGTCGCCTGGCGTGCCACCACCACCGGAAGTGCCCGTACTGATGCTAATGTTGTCAATGTTGATACGGTTGCTGCCACCGGATACTTTACGGATGGATAAGCGGATGTTGCCTGTTACACTGAGGGTGAAGGTTGCCGTTTGCAGGCTTGTCGAAGATGTTGTAACGGTGCTGCCTGTCTGTGTGTAAGTGCTGCCACCATCAGTGGAGATCCACAGCTGCCAGGTACTGCTTCCGTCAGTGCCAAATACCGCGTGCGAAATGGTGATGGTGTTGGCGCCGGAGGCATTGAAGTTCATGGTGAGAGATCCGGTATTTCGGATACGGGCAGCAGCTGCGCCGGTTTTTACATCTGTTGACAGATTGCCGATAAGCGCATCATTGAAATACCAGCTACCGCTACCAAGGATTACGTTGGCGGCAGCGTACGCAGTTTTAGTGCCCGATTCAAAATCTTCAGAGAGAGACACAGTCGCCGCAGTTACCTCATTTACCACACCTTTTACGGGTGGCGCCGGACGTGGCGTGATCTCTTCTTTTGTACAGGATGCAATAGTGAAGGAAATGACTGCTATCAATAGCAGCCGCGGGGAAAGGGTTTTCATGGTGATTTGAGTTTTGTGACTGTTCTAAAGGTAGATATACTGCCGGCAATAGGGATCAGTTTTGTATTAGTTTTCAATAAAATAATATTAGACGGAAGTTGCTCAAACGTTTACTAACCGTGCTCATTAAAACAACCCGGGCTTATAACAAAATTTTAGCATTTGGCCTGGCGAGGTGAGCGGGAAACTTATATAATTCAGCTATATATGTAAGGAACGATTGACGTGTGTGGAGCAGGCACATTTTCCGTTAGTGTGCGCTTCCTGTTGAATAAGCAGGAGACCGGACCCGGCCCGACCTTCCTGGCATATACGATTTTAATAGTGCCAATGTAGACATTTCCGCAGTTATTGTGAACAAACTTGCCTGGTAAAAAAATAAGAGAGGCTGTTCGCCGGAGCAGAACAGCCTCTTGCCATCAATCACGCCAGATAGATTATTGCGTTATTGTTATCTCAGTTCCCTGATTCCAGTGCTTGTATTCTGGCATATAATACAGGTAGGTGGTGCTCGCTTTTCCCCTGTATTTACCAGCAATTTCAGCCTTGAGATCAAGATTGATCTCTTTGGTTTCTTCCGCTGCAAATCCCATCCAGTACAACACCAGGTAATTGTCAAAGATCTCATAATAGGCCACCCGGTTTTTTTCCATGATCTCTTTTAACTGCCAGGGCTGTACGGTTAATCCGCCCGGTATCCCGATCTTGGCTATGCTCATGGGTTGCAGATAGTCTTTGATGTTCTT from Chitinophaga filiformis carries:
- a CDS encoding DNA/RNA non-specific endonuclease, with the translated sequence MKTLSPRLLLIAVISFTIASCTKEEITPRPAPPVKGVVNEVTAATVSLSEDFESGTKTAYAAANVILGSGSWYFNDALIGNLSTDVKTGAAAARIRNTGSLTMNFNASGANTITISHAVFGTDGSSTWQLWISTDGGSTYTQTGSTVTTSSTSLQTATFTLSVTGNIRLSIRKVSGGSNRINIDNISISTGTSGGGGTPGDDSHLLLGNPSGAVSSTSYSTNYLMDQTYYIESYNSVRGTPNWVSWHISSSDLGSAPRQDDFRANTSLPSGWYQVGATSYSGSGFDRGHNCPSGDRTSTVTANSSTFLMTNMIPQAPQNNQQTWNNLEIYTRSLVTAGNEVYVIMGSYGTGGTGSNGGTTTTIDNGHVTVPSNVWKVIVVIANGNNDLSRISSSTRVIAVNTPNINSIGTDWKNYRTSVDAIEAATGYDLLSNVPASIQQVVEAQVDNQ
- a CDS encoding right-handed parallel beta-helix repeat-containing protein — protein: MKIRHDYRRHTLIAAAALLSFIVGCKKEADESIDKTIGNSATSVTTTTGRTFTLVPDAYGRLVINNSTGTYKPGDVIILKGTFKAVFISNMSGTASAPITFQNPSGSVSYFGDPAWAGGGYPCAFDFSNCHYIKLGSPNGKAYFVINGSTTTAREAYFNIHLGNHTDNFEIYNLSINNGGTGIVAKTEPVSTDALSVYPNSTMYNLSIHGISINNTRNEAMYLGHTATYWDLTAGVPYYGTTSGMVAGHKYVQPIKWNGVKIYSNIVSNSGLDGIQTAAMDNVEIYSNTVTNWATQHNSAHNGGILIGGRTMGTYTHDNIVRNGWGELCQFYGSGTNHIIKNNLFADNIGDGVSMRGAAGAAVQFLNNTVANTGGNNLRINGYTGQTGKNIVNGNVFIAPLKGVGTIYPKYYIYLENGAVVSEGTGTLANFKFATVAASGTTATNYYQITNKTLTSGYTSGYVKLY